CAGACAGCAAACCCAATACGAATACGCAAAAAAAATCTCCCGTTCATATGTGCAGCAATAGAATCCATGCCTTCCAACCTCCATGCGGATAATTAAATATGCTCAAGACTTATTTGAACATAATCCAATTAAAAAATCTTTGCATCTGCACTGTGTATAAATCAAAATTATCAATAAAATTTAAAGCCTGTTTACCCTTGTAAAACCACTCTGTTTTGATTTACATAATGCCCCGACGGATTGCTGCGGACTGATCTCCGCAACCTCTTAAAATATCAAACATTGACATTAGTCCGTCTTTTTTAAGTAACTTTTTCATTTCCGGCCGCCGGAGGCGGCATAGACTCATGATCAGCTTATATGCATTTATGGGGGCCATTGAGCAGGGGACTGCTTTCGGGCTCATGGTTTTAGGTGTGTACCTCACATTCAGGGTACTTGATTTCCCAGACCTTACTGTGGACGGCAGTCTGCCGCTGGGAGCTGCGGTTTCTGCTGTGGCCATCAGCAACGGCTACCATCCCCTTGTAGGCATGAGTATGGCTGTGGGAGCCGGGTTCATTGCCGGGGCGGTAACCGGAATCCTGAATACCAAATTCAAAATCCTGCACCTGCTGGCATCCATCCTGACCATGATCTCCCTCTACTCCATAAATATCCGCATCATGGGCAGGCCAAACATGACCCTGCTCGGCGAGGACACCCTCATCGACCAGTTCATTGAGCTGAGTGGACTCCCGCCCCACTTTTCCACCCCCATACTTTTCGCGATTATTTCCGGCGGTGCTCTACTGGCACTGATCTGGTTTCTGAAGACATCTTTCGGACTGGCAATGCTAGCCACCGGGGACAACCCCAAAATGATCACCAGTCTCGGCGTAAACCGCGATATGATGATCATCTTCGGAGTCGGTCTTTCAAACGGCATGGTTGCCCTTTCCGGCGCACTGGTGGCCCAGAATCAGGGTGCTGCGGACGTGAACATGGGCATCGGGACCATCATTGCCGGGCTGGCCTCGGTCATCATCGGGGAAACCCTTTTCGGCAAGCCCAACGTAACCCGAGCCATGCTGGCCGCCCTGCTCGGCTCCATTGTCTACCGCATTGCCATCGCGCTGGCCCTTGGTGTACGTTTGGGCGATTTTGCATTCACTCCCAGCGACCTTAACCTTGTTACCGCCGCACTGGTCGTGGTGGCGTTAGTTTCTCCGCAGATTAAATCCGGTTTACTCAAAAGGAGGGCTGCCTAATGTTACGAGTCGATAAAGCAGCCAAGACCTTCAACCCGGACAGCGTCAACGAAGTGCAGGCCCTGCGCGGCGTGGACCTCAAGGTTGATGCCGGAGAATTCATTACCGTCATCGGTTCCAACGGAGCCGGAAAATCAACTTTTCTTAACTCAATCGCCGGGACTTTCATGCTCAGCAGCGGAACCATTTCCATTGCAGGCAAGAACGTGACCCGCTGGCCTGAACACAAACGGGCTGCCAATCTGGGCCGGGTATTTCAGGACCCGCTGCTCGGTACCTGCGGCTCCCTTTCCATTGAACAGAACATGGCCCTAGCCCTCAAACGAGGCAAACGAAGGGGGCTGGGGCTGGGCGTAAAAGCACGTGACCGGGACTTGTTCCGGGAGCAGCTTTCGACCCTCGGTCTGGGACTGGAAGAGAGGCTTGCAGATCAGGTTGGATTACTGTCCGGTGGTCAGAGACAGGCTTTAACCATGCTCATGGCTACAATGACGCGCCCGGACATTTTATTACTGGACGAGCATACAGCGGCACTTGACCCCAAGACAGGACGCAAAATTCTTGATATAACCGACGCCGTTGTACGCCGTGACAACCTGACCACGCTTATGGTTACCCATAACATGAATCAGGCCATCAACATGGGCGACAGATTGATCATGTTCCATCAGGGCATGATAATTTTGGATATTTCCGGGAAGGAGAAGAAGGGGCTGAAAGTGGAAGATCTTCTGGATCGGTTCTACTCCCTTCGCGGCGAGGATGTAGCCACGGACAGGATGCTTTTTTCCTGACCGCTGCAGCATGAACTTCCCGATTCAGGGCAACCTGAGAAATGCGAAAATCCGCAAAAAAGAATACACTTGGAGGACTTAAACAATGAGCGAACTTACTTTTTCCATCATCAAGCCTGACGCAGTTA
This genomic window from Desulfovibrio sp. JC010 contains:
- a CDS encoding ABC transporter permease; this encodes MISLYAFMGAIEQGTAFGLMVLGVYLTFRVLDFPDLTVDGSLPLGAAVSAVAISNGYHPLVGMSMAVGAGFIAGAVTGILNTKFKILHLLASILTMISLYSINIRIMGRPNMTLLGEDTLIDQFIELSGLPPHFSTPILFAIISGGALLALIWFLKTSFGLAMLATGDNPKMITSLGVNRDMMIIFGVGLSNGMVALSGALVAQNQGAADVNMGIGTIIAGLASVIIGETLFGKPNVTRAMLAALLGSIVYRIAIALALGVRLGDFAFTPSDLNLVTAALVVVALVSPQIKSGLLKRRAA
- a CDS encoding ABC transporter ATP-binding protein, translating into MLRVDKAAKTFNPDSVNEVQALRGVDLKVDAGEFITVIGSNGAGKSTFLNSIAGTFMLSSGTISIAGKNVTRWPEHKRAANLGRVFQDPLLGTCGSLSIEQNMALALKRGKRRGLGLGVKARDRDLFREQLSTLGLGLEERLADQVGLLSGGQRQALTMLMATMTRPDILLLDEHTAALDPKTGRKILDITDAVVRRDNLTTLMVTHNMNQAINMGDRLIMFHQGMIILDISGKEKKGLKVEDLLDRFYSLRGEDVATDRMLFS